The following are encoded together in the Lactuca sativa cultivar Salinas chromosome 1, Lsat_Salinas_v11, whole genome shotgun sequence genome:
- the LOC111896946 gene encoding transcription factor bHLH62, which produces MEKDSFFSTEGNGIPHAWNSVFGMEIESQVSEMNCSSEQIPNCFFNRNWDNSMDQSDPFESALSSIVSSPVNSHPGIPIPSCGGENVVLRELIGRLGSICNSGEISPQSCIQGNNSANTSCYNTPLNSPPKLNLSIMDHHQIQGNLPIPRNHQLPLAPFPADPGFVERAARFSCFGGKNFGVKESEFPHMVESGKLSRVSSNQSFKTTGSQFVGIQEEGTGTPIPASDKKFSRLSMSLTSENKELDNSMEESSLSEQIPGGETGIKGQHTSSNGRKRKAIPKGKGKETQFSAQSTKDTTTVVEQEKEESDAKRSRSDEEGNATEKEKEKEKEKVEGNGNGNQKQTKETAKLPEPPKDYIHVRARRGQATDSHSLAERVRREKISERMKFLQDLVPGCNKVTGKAVMLDEIINYVQSLQRQVEFLSMKLATVNPRTDMNMEALLSKDTFQRASMSNVMNHIDASVQPFYGMIPDGQEHPLMAMMHRNSNMKSDGFGEANAFWENDLQSVVQMGFGQNQAQSFHGTMGGGQMKVEL; this is translated from the exons ATGGAAAAAGATAGCTTCTTTAGCACTGAAGGTAATGGGATTCCACACGCCTGGAATTCAGTCTTCGGAATGGAAATTGAAAGTCAAGTTAGCGAAATGAATTGTAGCTCCGAACAGATTCCCAATTGCTTTTTCAATCGCAATTGGGATAATTCAATGGATCAGAGCGATCCCTTTGAATCTGCCTTGAGTTCCATTGTCTCATCTCCAGTGAATTCGCATCCTGGAATCCCAATTCCGAGTTGTGGAGGTGAGAACGTGGTGCTCAGGGAATTGATTGGTAGATTAGGAAGCATATGTAATTCTGGGGAGATTTCACCTCAGTCTTGTATACAAGGAAACAATAGCGCCAACACGTCATGCTACAATACTCCATTGAATTCGCCACCGAAGCTCAATTTGTCAATAATGGATCATCATCAGATTCAAGGGAATTTGCCAATTCCCAGGAATCATCAATTACCATTGGCCCCTTTCCCTGCAGATCCTGGATTTGTCGAGAGAGCAGCCAGATTCTCTTGCTTTGGTGGGAAGAATTTTGGGGTGAAAGAATCCGAATTCCCCCATATGGTGGAATCAGGAAAATTGTCAAGAGTGTCAAGTAATCAGTCGTTCAAGACTACTGGATCTCAGTTCGTGGGAATTCAAGAAGAAGGAACTGGAACTCCAATTCCGGCTTCTGATAAGAAATTCAGCAGGTTATCCATGTCGTTGACTTCAGAAAACAAGGAATTGGATAATTCCATGGAGGAATCATCCTTATCCGAACAGATCCCTGGTGGGGAAACCGGAATTAAAGGTCAACATACCAGTTCCAATGGCAGAAAGAGAAAGGCAATTCCGAAGGGGAAAGGAAAAGAAACCCAATTCAGCGCTCAATCTACAAAAGACACCACG ACTGTGGTAGAACAAGAAAAAGAGGAATCAGATGCAAAAAGAAGCAGGTCGGATGAAGAAGGTAATGCTacagaaaaagaaaaggaaaaggaaaaggaaaaggtaGAAGGGAATGGGAATGGGAATCAGAAGCAAACGAAGGAAACAGCAAAACTACCAGAGCCACCGAAGGACTACATTCATGTCCGAGCAAGAAGAGGTCAAGCTACGGATAGTCACAGTCTTGCTGAAAGG GTCAGAAGAGAGAAGATAAGTGAGAGGATGAAGTTCCTTCAAGATCTTGTTCCTGGTTGCAACaag gtGACAGGAAAGGCTGTAATGCTGGATGAGATTATAAATTACGTACAATCATTGCAGAGACAAGTTGAG TTCTTGTCAATGAAATTGGCAACCGTTAATCCAAGAACAGATATGAACATGGAAGCTCTTCTATCCAAAGAC ACTTTCCAAAGGGCATCCATGTCAAACGTCATGAATCATATTGACGCATCAGTCCAGCCATTTTATGGAATGATTCCCGATGGACAAGAACACCCTTTGATGGCAATGATGCATCGTAATTCAAACATGAAGTCAGATGGTTTTGGCGAA GCAAATGCGTTCTGGGAAAATGATCTTCAGAGTGTTGTACAAATGGGGTTTGGCCAAAATCAAGCACAAAGCTTTCATG GAACAATGGGTGGAGGTCAAATGAAAGTTGAGCTATGA